In Chloracidobacterium sp., the following proteins share a genomic window:
- a CDS encoding glycosyltransferase family 4 protein, with protein MIGLIIFISVLAISFIGVGLYRRIGLKGQILAIPNERSSHSEPTPHGAGVVIVVLCLLAYVPISLYVVGPFSWGYFIGAVLIAGISFIDDIKTVPFFFRLFIHGVAAVLLMADLDTWHGITMLGGLQLGWFGYLLTFMWIVWMVNSYNFMDGIDGLAGLQAVIAAVGWLVLCRILDMQSIYYFGCVIGGASLGFLIQNLSKSKIFMGDVGSAFLGFTFAALPLLGRNLANKYPDLLPIAAVLFVWFFLFDSIVTILRRAVRGEKIWVAHREHLFQRLVKSGYSHREVTMIYGILATLLSITVLLSVQYREDISFAIAPVVVVLTSALLFICYRRSVLN; from the coding sequence ATGATCGGACTTATCATCTTTATCTCGGTCCTGGCCATCTCGTTTATCGGTGTCGGCCTGTATCGGCGCATCGGCCTAAAAGGGCAGATCCTCGCCATCCCGAATGAACGGAGCTCGCACAGCGAGCCGACGCCGCACGGGGCCGGAGTTGTGATCGTCGTGCTGTGCCTTCTGGCCTATGTCCCGATCTCACTTTATGTGGTCGGGCCCTTTTCGTGGGGCTATTTTATTGGCGCAGTGCTGATCGCCGGCATCAGTTTTATTGACGACATCAAGACCGTGCCGTTCTTTTTCAGGTTGTTTATCCACGGCGTTGCGGCCGTGCTGCTGATGGCCGATCTGGACACCTGGCACGGCATCACGATGCTGGGCGGGCTGCAGTTGGGATGGTTTGGCTATTTGCTGACGTTCATGTGGATCGTGTGGATGGTAAATTCATACAACTTTATGGATGGGATCGACGGGCTGGCGGGCCTGCAGGCGGTGATCGCAGCCGTGGGCTGGCTGGTGCTATGCCGCATTCTCGACATGCAGTCGATCTACTATTTCGGCTGCGTCATAGGCGGGGCGAGCCTCGGGTTCCTGATCCAGAACCTGAGCAAGTCAAAGATATTTATGGGCGACGTTGGCAGCGCGTTCCTCGGGTTTACTTTTGCCGCATTGCCGCTGCTTGGGCGAAACCTTGCTAATAAATATCCCGATCTGCTGCCGATCGCAGCCGTTCTGTTTGTATGGTTCTTCCTATTTGATTCGATAGTGACGATCCTGCGGCGTGCCGTTCGCGGCGAAAAGATCTGGGTGGCTCACCGCGAGCACCTGTTCCAACGCCTGGTCAAATCCGGCTATTCGCATCGCGAGGTGACGATGATCTACGGCATTCTGGCGACGCTGCTGTCTATCACGGTGCTGCTCTCGGTTCAGTATCGCGAGGATATCAGCTTCGCAATAGCGCCGGTCGTCGTCGTGCTGACGAGCGCGCTGTTGTTTATCTGCTATCGGCGGAGCGTTCTGAATTGA
- a CDS encoding SDR family oxidoreductase, which produces MRILVFGGTGMLGHKLVQVLGRRFDVWAAVRRPFAEVERFGIFDGARCIDQVDVMDEGSVRRAIDVAKPDAVINAVGIIKQRPEAKDEMTTLGINTLFPLKLAALSETRGFRLITISTDCVFSGSKGDYSEADEPDARDLYGLSKRLGEVSAGDCLTLRTSIIGRELESTASLVEWFLSKRNGEVEGWTRAIYSGFPSIEMVKIIGDVIEFHPDLRGLYHVSSEPFSKFDLLELLNDAYDANIKITPSERVTIDRSLDSTRFRDVTGYQPPAWPEMVSAMADDPTPYDMFHA; this is translated from the coding sequence ATGAGAATTCTCGTATTTGGCGGAACAGGAATGCTCGGCCACAAGCTCGTCCAGGTCCTTGGGCGGCGGTTCGATGTGTGGGCCGCGGTTCGACGGCCTTTTGCCGAAGTCGAGAGATTTGGCATTTTTGACGGCGCACGTTGCATCGACCAGGTCGACGTCATGGATGAGGGATCAGTGAGGCGAGCCATCGACGTCGCCAAACCTGACGCGGTCATCAATGCCGTCGGCATTATCAAGCAGCGGCCCGAGGCAAAGGACGAGATGACGACGCTCGGCATCAATACTCTTTTCCCATTGAAACTCGCAGCCCTGAGCGAAACCCGAGGGTTTCGACTCATCACGATCAGTACCGACTGTGTGTTCAGCGGCTCGAAAGGGGATTATTCGGAGGCCGACGAACCTGATGCTCGCGACCTTTACGGCTTGAGTAAACGGCTTGGTGAGGTAAGCGCCGGAGACTGTTTGACGCTGCGAACCTCGATAATAGGCAGGGAATTGGAGAGCACTGCGAGCCTGGTCGAGTGGTTTCTGAGCAAACGGAACGGAGAGGTCGAGGGATGGACGAGAGCGATCTATTCGGGATTTCCCAGCATTGAGATGGTAAAGATAATCGGCGATGTTATCGAATTTCATCCCGACCTTCGCGGCCTTTATCACGTATCGAGCGAGCCGTTCAGCAAATTCGATCTATTGGAGCTGCTCAATGACGCCTACGATGCCAATATCAAGATCACCCCGTCCGAGAGAGTAACCATTGACCGCAGTCTGGACTCAACAAGGTTCCGAGATGTGACGGGTTACCAGCCGCCAGCGTGGCCTGAGATGGTTTCGGCGATGGCCGACGACCCGACACCTTACGACATGTTTCACGCATAA
- the wecB gene encoding UDP-N-acetylglucosamine 2-epimerase (non-hydrolyzing) encodes MKIMTIFGTRPEIIRLSLVMRVLDQHAEHITVHTGQNYDESLSDVFIRELDIRTPDVHLGIKSKTFGEQIGQILSKIDEVLDQHKPDRVLLLGDTNSALTAIAAARRQIAVFHMEAGNRCFDDRVPEEINRRIIDHSSTVLMPYTERSKENLVREGVDRDRIFVTGNPIKEVLDTFGDNIENSDVLKGLSVKPFEYFLVTLHRSENVDLPERLARIFAGLSEVSKKFGKQVLVSVHPRTAERLEQGGLRPDPKEIRLLKALGFFDFVKLEKNSLAVLTDSGTVQEECAIFGIPNITLRDVTERPETQECGSNILSGADADSIVRAVELAIAQPAAWTPPREYMAANVSQTVSKIVLGYVSQRRHFS; translated from the coding sequence ATGAAGATAATGACCATTTTCGGCACGCGGCCGGAGATCATCAGGCTCAGCCTCGTGATGCGCGTTCTCGATCAGCACGCCGAGCACATTACCGTCCACACGGGCCAGAATTACGACGAGAGTCTGAGCGATGTGTTTATCCGTGAACTGGATATCCGAACGCCCGACGTGCATCTCGGCATAAAGTCAAAGACCTTTGGCGAGCAGATAGGTCAGATATTGTCAAAGATCGATGAGGTGCTCGATCAGCATAAACCCGACCGAGTTTTACTGCTCGGCGACACTAACAGCGCTCTGACGGCGATCGCGGCGGCCCGACGGCAGATAGCTGTATTCCATATGGAGGCAGGGAACCGGTGCTTCGACGACCGTGTGCCGGAGGAGATAAACCGCCGTATCATCGACCATTCGAGCACCGTCCTTATGCCATACACCGAGCGGAGCAAGGAGAACCTTGTTCGCGAAGGGGTCGATCGCGACCGCATTTTTGTAACCGGCAACCCGATCAAGGAGGTCCTTGACACTTTTGGCGACAACATCGAGAACAGCGACGTCCTGAAGGGCCTTTCGGTAAAACCGTTCGAGTATTTCCTCGTCACTTTGCACCGGTCGGAGAATGTCGATCTGCCGGAGCGGCTCGCGAGGATCTTTGCAGGCCTTAGCGAGGTCTCGAAGAAGTTTGGGAAGCAAGTCCTCGTTTCGGTGCATCCGCGAACTGCCGAACGCCTCGAGCAAGGCGGCCTGCGCCCTGATCCGAAAGAGATAAGATTGCTCAAGGCGTTGGGCTTTTTCGATTTCGTCAAGCTCGAAAAGAACTCGCTCGCCGTCCTCACCGACAGCGGCACCGTGCAGGAGGAATGTGCTATTTTCGGCATTCCAAACATTACGCTTCGTGACGTAACGGAGCGGCCTGAGACGCAGGAATGCGGCAGCAACATCCTCAGCGGTGCAGATGCCGATTCAATAGTCCGAGCGGTCGAGCTCGCTATCGCGCAGCCCGCAGCGTGGACGCCGCCGCGTGAATATATGGCCGCCAACGTGTCGCAGACGGTCAGCAAGATCGTCCTCGGCTATGTAAGCCAGCGCCGCCATTTTTCCTAG
- a CDS encoding glycosyltransferase family 4 protein, which yields MTKILFIERKPFDSFSIERAFRDIAGALPTEMEPEFIQLPYGNRFLDTLRNLLLFRGRRADIYHITGQVHYIGLRLSRHDTILSIMDVRFLYREPGFRRWLLKKLYLDWPVSRLDVITAISEETKREIVKYTGCKPEKVHVLDLPVTPSGRPPAESEFNAAEPSILQVGTMENKNIPNLARALNGLKCRLRIIGRLSGEQVRVLDENNLNYETLIDLTEEQVWDEYENADIVTFCSLYEGFGLPIVEAQSFGKPVVTSNRSPMSETAGPDGAVFVDPTSPHSIREGVDRLIADGELRSRLHAAGLVNVERFRPEQVALGYAALYRKLLDAK from the coding sequence ATGACCAAGATCCTATTCATCGAACGTAAGCCGTTTGATTCGTTCAGCATCGAAAGGGCATTTCGCGACATCGCCGGTGCCCTACCGACCGAGATGGAACCTGAGTTCATCCAACTGCCGTATGGAAATCGCTTTCTTGACACTCTGAGAAACCTGCTCCTTTTTCGCGGGCGGAGGGCCGATATCTATCACATTACCGGGCAGGTGCACTATATCGGCTTGCGACTCTCGCGGCACGACACGATCTTGTCGATCATGGATGTGCGATTTCTCTACCGAGAACCCGGCTTTCGCCGCTGGCTGCTGAAGAAGCTATACCTGGACTGGCCCGTCAGCCGTCTGGACGTTATCACGGCCATCTCCGAGGAAACGAAGCGAGAGATCGTCAAATACACGGGCTGTAAGCCGGAGAAGGTCCATGTTCTTGACCTTCCGGTAACACCGTCGGGCCGGCCACCTGCGGAAAGCGAATTCAATGCGGCTGAGCCGTCCATCCTCCAGGTTGGCACGATGGAGAATAAGAATATCCCCAATCTCGCAAGAGCATTGAACGGGCTGAAGTGCCGACTGCGTATCATCGGCCGTCTCTCCGGCGAACAGGTCCGCGTCCTCGATGAGAACAACCTCAATTACGAAACCCTCATCGACCTGACCGAGGAACAGGTCTGGGACGAATACGAAAACGCCGACATCGTCACATTTTGTTCGCTCTACGAGGGCTTTGGCCTGCCAATAGTCGAAGCCCAGTCATTCGGTAAGCCTGTCGTCACCAGCAACCGCAGCCCGATGAGCGAGACGGCCGGCCCCGACGGCGCCGTTTTTGTCGATCCGACCAGCCCTCACAGCATCAGAGAAGGGGTCGACCGTCTGATCGCGGACGGAGAATTACGCAGCCGGCTCCACGCCGCGGGACTTGTCAATGTCGAGCGTTTCCGGCCCGAACAAGTCGCCCTCGGCTACGCTGCGCTTTATAGAAAGCTTCTCGACGCGAAGTAA
- the rfaE1 gene encoding D-glycero-beta-D-manno-heptose-7-phosphate kinase, whose translation MLDSFKNTTIMVVGDVMLDTYLLGRVERISPEAPVPVVNLEETRSVPGGAANVALNAVGLGASVHLIGTIGLDREGDTLLDLLSKGGINVDGIVASPGTRTTHKTRVIAHSQQVVRIDRDHKAHLSDGDLARITEGVEAAMPEVEAVIVSDYAKGLLSSEFAAWLISAARAANTPVFVDPKGRDYGRYRNATVITPNKREAAEACNLPLDHPDLVKLAGTSLLNDLECDAVLITQGENGMTVFEGGATAYHFEATAQEVFDVTGAGDTVIASLATAFASGLSIREAAELANTAAGIVVQQVGTSAITAEALDQTIKGRR comes from the coding sequence ATGCTAGATTCATTCAAGAACACAACGATCATGGTTGTCGGCGATGTGATGCTGGACACGTACCTTCTAGGGCGCGTCGAGCGAATATCTCCGGAAGCACCGGTCCCGGTCGTGAATCTTGAGGAGACACGTTCAGTTCCAGGAGGAGCCGCCAACGTAGCGCTGAATGCGGTTGGCCTTGGGGCGAGTGTTCACTTGATCGGAACTATCGGGTTGGACCGCGAGGGTGACACACTACTTGATCTGCTTTCTAAAGGCGGAATTAACGTCGATGGCATTGTCGCCAGCCCGGGGACGCGAACCACGCACAAAACACGTGTGATTGCCCATAGCCAGCAGGTTGTTCGTATCGACCGCGATCATAAGGCCCATCTTTCCGACGGGGATCTGGCGAGGATAACAGAAGGTGTCGAAGCAGCGATGCCGGAGGTCGAGGCAGTAATTGTGTCTGATTATGCTAAAGGCCTACTCTCATCCGAATTCGCGGCCTGGCTGATCTCGGCCGCTCGGGCAGCAAATACGCCCGTATTTGTTGACCCGAAAGGCCGCGATTACGGGCGATATAGGAATGCCACCGTCATCACTCCGAATAAACGTGAGGCGGCCGAGGCGTGCAACCTTCCCTTGGACCATCCGGACCTTGTCAAGCTGGCAGGCACAAGTCTATTGAATGACCTTGAGTGCGACGCTGTCCTGATAACTCAGGGAGAGAACGGTATGACCGTCTTTGAGGGAGGAGCCACTGCTTATCATTTCGAGGCTACAGCCCAAGAAGTGTTTGACGTTACCGGGGCGGGCGACACCGTAATTGCCTCACTTGCGACAGCGTTTGCTTCCGGCCTCAGTATCAGGGAGGCCGCCGAGCTTGCCAATACAGCAGCGGGGATCGTCGTGCAGCAGGTGGGAACCAGCGCGATCACTGCTGAAGCTCTCGATCAGACAATCAAGGGCCGACGATGA
- a CDS encoding GDP-mannose 4,6-dehydratase gives MKKVLITGINGQDGSYLAELLLEKGYQVFGLARQGSSSSRIEPIRDRIELVEGDISDLSGLSQIFADIRPDEVYNLAAQSHVGHSFQEPVITAKITGVGAVNVFEAARLNAPLARIYQASSSEMFGDSVDDDGCQRETTRMDPGSPYACSKVFAYMMARNYRAAYGMFIANGILFNHESPRRGINFVTNKVCREAVRIKLGLADTMPIGNLDVQRDWGHAKDYVRAMWLMLQQERSDDYVCATGSAHTVSELVEYVFGSLGLDWNKLVEIEPSLVRTEDRRQLKVDSMKLRTATGWSPTYTFESMLDEMIEYWLTRFNDAETATA, from the coding sequence GTGAAAAAAGTCCTAATTACAGGTATAAACGGCCAGGACGGAAGTTATCTGGCAGAACTTTTGCTTGAAAAGGGCTATCAGGTCTTTGGCCTCGCTCGACAAGGTTCGAGCTCTTCACGGATAGAGCCGATCCGTGACCGGATCGAATTAGTAGAGGGCGATATCTCGGATCTTTCCGGCCTTTCGCAGATATTTGCTGATATCCGGCCGGATGAGGTCTACAATCTCGCTGCCCAATCCCACGTTGGCCACTCTTTTCAGGAGCCGGTCATAACGGCGAAGATCACCGGCGTCGGGGCCGTCAATGTGTTTGAGGCGGCACGTCTCAATGCGCCGCTCGCTCGCATATATCAGGCGTCGTCGTCCGAGATGTTCGGTGATTCGGTTGACGATGACGGCTGCCAGCGCGAAACGACAAGAATGGATCCCGGTTCGCCCTATGCATGCTCTAAAGTGTTTGCCTACATGATGGCGAGAAATTATCGGGCCGCATATGGAATGTTCATTGCGAACGGCATCCTCTTTAATCATGAAAGTCCGCGACGCGGTATCAACTTCGTCACGAATAAGGTCTGTCGCGAGGCCGTCCGCATTAAGCTCGGCCTCGCCGATACAATGCCAATCGGCAACCTCGATGTTCAACGCGACTGGGGCCATGCAAAGGACTACGTTAGGGCGATGTGGCTAATGCTGCAGCAAGAACGATCCGACGATTATGTTTGCGCAACCGGCTCTGCGCATACCGTCAGTGAACTCGTCGAGTATGTATTCGGCAGCCTCGGCCTCGACTGGAATAAGCTCGTCGAGATCGAACCGAGCTTAGTCCGCACCGAAGACCGCCGCCAACTGAAGGTAGACAGCATGAAACTCCGCACCGCCACCGGCTGGTCGCCAACCTATACCTTCGAATCAATGCTCGACGAGATGATCGAATACTGGCTGACCCGGTTTAACGATGCCGAGACCGCGACCGCCTGA
- a CDS encoding polysaccharide biosynthesis protein, with protein MSILEGKRVLVTGGTGSLGQTLVKRILTGEAGTPARITVFSRDEAKQHYMRLDFLNRETATDDVIYQNSRDLLNFRIGDVRDYPSLVTAMREADIVFNAAALKQVPSCEYFPFEAVQTNINGAANIIRAIRENNLPVKKIIGISTDKACKPINVMGMTKALQERILIEANRDCPEVQFNCVRYGNVIASRGSIIPLFVEQITNDQPITITLPEMTRFLLSLDRAVDTVFEAVNSDGRGETFVPKVGSAKITDVAAVLMGDKQLPTTFTGIRPGEKVHEIMVSEEECFRTVERGNYYVILPVLPELRDAAGQTPALQSEYSSKDNNLTGEPLAELLGDASDEIKRFLGR; from the coding sequence ATGAGCATTCTTGAAGGTAAGAGGGTCCTGGTCACCGGCGGCACAGGTTCGCTTGGGCAGACGCTCGTAAAACGCATCCTGACGGGCGAGGCCGGCACGCCGGCACGCATCACGGTCTTTTCGAGGGACGAGGCAAAGCAGCATTACATGCGGCTCGATTTCCTCAACCGCGAGACGGCCACCGACGACGTTATTTATCAAAACTCACGTGACTTGTTGAATTTCCGCATCGGCGACGTCCGCGATTATCCGTCGCTGGTGACCGCGATGCGCGAGGCCGACATCGTATTCAATGCGGCAGCCCTGAAGCAGGTGCCGTCGTGCGAATATTTCCCGTTCGAGGCCGTTCAGACCAACATCAACGGGGCCGCGAACATCATCCGAGCCATCCGCGAAAACAACCTGCCGGTCAAAAAGATAATCGGCATCTCGACTGACAAGGCATGTAAACCTATCAACGTGATGGGAATGACAAAGGCCCTTCAGGAACGGATCCTGATCGAGGCGAACCGTGATTGCCCGGAGGTTCAGTTCAACTGTGTCCGCTATGGCAACGTGATCGCGTCGCGCGGGTCGATCATTCCGCTCTTTGTCGAGCAGATAACGAACGATCAGCCGATAACCATCACGCTGCCTGAGATGACGCGGTTTTTGCTGAGTCTCGACCGTGCTGTTGATACGGTCTTTGAGGCAGTCAATAGTGACGGCCGAGGCGAGACGTTCGTGCCAAAGGTCGGCTCGGCAAAGATAACCGATGTCGCCGCGGTTCTGATGGGCGACAAACAATTGCCCACCACCTTTACAGGCATTCGCCCCGGTGAAAAGGTCCACGAGATCATGGTCTCGGAGGAAGAATGCTTCCGCACGGTCGAACGCGGCAATTACTATGTCATCCTGCCGGTCTTGCCCGAACTGCGTGACGCCGCAGGCCAGACACCGGCCCTGCAGAGCGAGTATTCGTCAAAAGATAACAACCTCACCGGCGAACCGCTTGCGGAGTTGCTGGGCGATGCAAGCGATGAGATAAAACGGTTCCTAGGCCGCTAA
- a CDS encoding glycosyltransferase, whose translation MAERPKILVICDYFLPGFESGGAMRTLVNMIDRFSGRFDFRVVTRNHDGPHNLKPYESINIGEWNDLGNCQAYYLSRLDVRSSTIRKLIDEVKPDAVYLNSVFSPLTIRTLFLRRLGNFDVPVILAPEGELCVGALTLNPMRKAIFLAGARTIGLYRGLIWKAAADTEKDDVLRVLGDNGQMFVAPNMPPRTIFDQYAVGDKPRKNEGRARFVFLSRFMRKKNLNWVLSHLKSMKGDLTIDIYGPIEEQDYWEETQKIVALLPSNIKVEAKGLVSPEKVAGTLFTYDFFILPTIGENFGHVCIESLAAGCPLVISDQTPWRGLEADGIGWDLSLDSLEAWTNVIQRCIDMGPDEYSTMSQTARGYAEQWLGDPSVESTNLAVLEAAVAD comes from the coding sequence ATGGCCGAACGCCCAAAGATACTCGTTATTTGCGACTATTTCCTGCCGGGATTCGAAAGCGGCGGTGCGATGCGCACCTTGGTCAATATGATCGACCGGTTTAGCGGCCGGTTCGATTTTCGCGTCGTCACGCGGAACCACGACGGACCGCATAATCTTAAGCCCTACGAGAGCATCAACATCGGCGAATGGAACGATCTTGGGAATTGCCAAGCGTACTACCTTTCGCGCTTGGACGTTCGCAGCAGTACTATCAGGAAATTGATCGATGAAGTGAAGCCCGACGCAGTTTACCTAAATAGCGTTTTCAGTCCGCTTACGATCAGGACGCTCTTCCTACGGCGACTTGGAAACTTCGATGTTCCTGTTATCCTGGCGCCCGAAGGTGAACTCTGTGTCGGAGCCCTAACGCTTAATCCGATGCGAAAGGCCATCTTCCTTGCCGGGGCAAGAACGATTGGTCTGTATCGCGGTTTGATCTGGAAAGCCGCAGCGGATACCGAAAAGGACGATGTGCTGCGCGTCCTGGGCGACAACGGTCAAATGTTTGTTGCGCCGAACATGCCTCCGCGAACGATCTTTGACCAATACGCTGTGGGTGACAAGCCGCGGAAGAATGAGGGCCGTGCGCGTTTTGTCTTTCTTTCGCGGTTCATGCGAAAGAAGAACTTGAACTGGGTGCTCTCGCATCTTAAATCGATGAAGGGCGATCTGACGATCGACATCTACGGGCCGATCGAGGAGCAGGACTACTGGGAAGAGACACAGAAGATCGTGGCTTTGCTGCCGTCGAATATCAAGGTAGAGGCCAAAGGCCTTGTTTCGCCGGAAAAGGTTGCCGGCACCCTCTTTACCTACGATTTCTTTATTCTGCCGACCATAGGCGAGAACTTTGGCCACGTCTGCATCGAATCGCTCGCCGCCGGCTGCCCGCTGGTGATCAGCGACCAAACGCCGTGGCGAGGGCTGGAAGCCGACGGTATCGGCTGGGACCTTTCACTTGACAGTCTAGAAGCGTGGACGAATGTTATCCAGAGATGCATCGATATGGGTCCGGATGAATACTCGACGATGTCGCAGACAGCGCGAGGCTACGCCGAGCAATGGCTTGGCGACCCAAGCGTCGAGAGCACCAATCTCGCCGTGCTCGAGGCCGCAGTCGCCGACTAA
- a CDS encoding glycosyltransferase family 4 protein: MSADNTLWVLTEVYYPEEMSTGYYLTSIAEHLAKTRKVNVITGQPKHMARGLRAPKKETHNGVDIFRAWGTTLDKNVMAFRLLNMLTIGLSVFLHSLRHFRKGDQVLVVTAPPSLPVTTALASLIKGASYTLLVQDSYPEILVAVGSARADSSFVRFVHYVNRWVYKHAAKIIVMGRDMNELFQNKTEGLDLPIVTIPNWADLETVAPLPRGDNALLTELGIADKFVLLYAGNIGHPTDVETIIEAAEGLQNREDIHFLFIGAGVKKKWLAETAAKLSNVTVLDYRPRSEQTVFLNACDVGLVALVKGMWGTAMPSRTYNIMAAGKPMIALTDEGSELARVIDEDGIGWHIEPDNAGQLETAILTAYDARSDLADMGSRSRQAAEEKYSLALACETYRRVMELPPAKNT, from the coding sequence ATGTCCGCCGACAACACGCTTTGGGTACTGACCGAGGTTTATTATCCCGAGGAGATGTCCACGGGCTACTACCTCACGTCGATAGCCGAGCATCTGGCCAAAACGCGAAAGGTCAACGTTATTACCGGCCAGCCAAAGCATATGGCACGCGGCCTTCGGGCACCGAAAAAAGAGACGCATAACGGAGTTGATATCTTCCGCGCCTGGGGCACCACGCTCGACAAGAACGTGATGGCCTTTAGGCTGCTGAACATGCTCACCATCGGGCTGTCGGTCTTTCTGCACTCGCTGCGACATTTTCGAAAGGGTGATCAGGTGCTGGTCGTCACCGCGCCGCCGTCGCTGCCCGTGACGACGGCACTCGCGTCGCTGATCAAGGGGGCATCATATACACTGCTTGTTCAGGACAGCTACCCTGAGATACTCGTCGCGGTCGGCTCCGCAAGGGCCGATTCGTCGTTTGTCCGGTTCGTTCATTACGTAAATCGATGGGTTTACAAGCACGCGGCCAAGATCATCGTCATGGGGCGTGATATGAACGAACTCTTCCAAAACAAGACCGAGGGCCTTGACCTCCCGATCGTGACGATCCCAAACTGGGCCGACCTTGAAACGGTCGCGCCTCTGCCAAGAGGTGATAACGCCCTGCTGACGGAACTCGGCATAGCCGACAAGTTCGTTCTGCTCTACGCCGGAAATATTGGCCATCCAACTGATGTCGAGACGATCATCGAGGCGGCCGAGGGGCTTCAGAACAGGGAAGACATCCATTTTCTCTTTATCGGCGCCGGCGTTAAGAAGAAATGGCTAGCCGAAACTGCCGCTAAGCTCAGCAACGTCACCGTGCTCGACTATCGGCCACGGTCCGAGCAGACGGTCTTTCTGAACGCATGCGATGTCGGCCTTGTGGCGCTTGTTAAGGGTATGTGGGGTACGGCGATGCCGAGCCGGACGTATAACATCATGGCGGCGGGGAAACCGATGATCGCCCTCACGGACGAGGGAAGCGAGCTTGCCCGCGTGATCGACGAGGACGGCATCGGGTGGCATATTGAGCCCGACAATGCCGGGCAGCTTGAGACGGCGATCCTCACCGCGTATGATGCTCGCTCGGACCTCGCGGATATGGGTAGCCGCTCCCGCCAGGCTGCCGAGGAAAAATATTCGCTTGCCCTCGCGTGCGAAACTTATCGTCGAGTAATGGAACTGCCCCCTGCAAAAAATACTTGA
- the rfaE2 gene encoding D-glycero-beta-D-manno-heptose 1-phosphate adenylyltransferase, with translation MLVFTNGCFDLIHPGHVDLLDRARALGDRLVVGINSDRSVRAIKGAGRPLQDQDARKAVLLGLRSVDEVVIFDELTPERLISELRPDVLVKGGDWQIGEIVGGDFVTSYGGTVLSLALKGDYSTSKIIQRSENGSKPETTPGIDASLLEHTEVLQTLASQYRPAISECADLILGAFEKGGKLLVFGNGGSAADAQHIAAEFSGRFERDRQALPAIALTTDTSALTAVSNDFGFERVFARQVEALASEGDCVLAISTSGNSPNIIAAVMEARRLGCSVVGLTGATGKKLAGLCDAVVMVPSERTARIQEAHITVAHIWCELIDARAADLPNRQVPQC, from the coding sequence ATGCTTGTTTTTACAAATGGATGTTTTGATCTGATCCATCCGGGACATGTTGACCTTCTCGATCGTGCTCGTGCCCTTGGCGACCGATTAGTCGTTGGTATTAACAGCGACCGATCGGTAAGGGCAATAAAAGGGGCCGGTCGGCCGCTTCAGGATCAGGACGCTCGAAAAGCTGTGCTGCTTGGACTGCGTTCGGTCGATGAGGTCGTCATCTTCGACGAGCTTACACCTGAACGCCTGATCTCTGAGCTTAGGCCCGATGTGCTCGTGAAAGGCGGCGACTGGCAGATCGGGGAGATCGTCGGGGGCGACTTCGTTACGTCTTATGGCGGAACCGTTTTGTCGCTGGCGCTTAAGGGCGACTACTCTACGAGCAAGATAATCCAGAGGTCGGAGAATGGGTCGAAACCGGAAACGACACCTGGGATCGACGCATCATTGCTCGAACATACTGAGGTATTGCAGACGCTCGCGAGTCAATATCGACCTGCCATTAGCGAGTGTGCCGATCTGATACTAGGAGCTTTTGAAAAAGGAGGGAAGCTGCTCGTTTTCGGCAACGGGGGCAGCGCGGCGGACGCCCAGCACATCGCGGCCGAATTTTCGGGCCGCTTTGAGAGGGATCGACAGGCGCTGCCGGCGATAGCCCTGACGACCGACACATCAGCGTTGACGGCCGTCTCGAATGATTTTGGGTTCGAGCGGGTCTTTGCACGGCAGGTTGAGGCCCTCGCAAGCGAAGGAGACTGCGTCCTGGCTATCAGCACAAGCGGAAATTCGCCAAATATCATTGCCGCGGTGATGGAAGCACGCCGCCTCGGCTGTTCGGTAGTCGGCTTGACAGGGGCGACAGGTAAGAAACTTGCGGGGCTCTGCGATGCCGTTGTGATGGTCCCGTCCGAACGGACGGCCCGGATACAGGAAGCTCATATTACGGTTGCACATATCTGGTGCGAGCTAATTGACGCGCGGGCGGCCGATCTCCCTAATCGACAGGTACCGCAATGCTAG